The genome window TAACACTTTGAATTTATTTGTACAGAAAGGGATAACGCAGGTCATCGTTATCGAAGAGAATGAAACGAGGTATGATGCCGATACCAGCGTCCATGGGCACTTTAAATGTCAGCAATGTGGAAAGATCTATGATGTAAGTGTGGACATATCAGGAATGAAGGTTCAGGGGTTGGACGGATTTCAGGTAAAAGAAAAGCATATTTACTTCAAAGGTATTTGCAAAGAATGCCTTAAAAATAATCTTTAATTTTGGGAGGAATCTATCATGAAAAAGTTTGTATGTTCAGTATGCGGTTATGTATATTATGGAGAAAAGCCGCCTGAGAAGTGCCCGCAGTGTGGCGCACCCGCAAGCAAGTTTGTTGAAAAGACAGATGATGAAGGTTCAAAATGGGCTGATGAACATAAAATAGGCGTTGCAAAGGGATTGGATCCGGAAGTTGTTGATGGATTAAAGGCTAATTTCACAGGAGAATGCTCGGAAGTTGGAATGTACCTTGCAATGAGCAGGCAGGCTGACAGGGAAGGTTATCCCGAAGTCGCTGAAACATATAAGAGGGTTGCTTATGAGGAAGCAAATCATGCATCAAGATTTGCAGAACTTTTAGGAGATGTCGTATTTCCCGATACAAAGAAGAATCTCGAAATAAGGGTTGAGGCAGAGCGTGGCGCATGCAAGGGCAAAAAGGATCTTGCAACGAGGGCAAAACAGCTTGGATATGATGCTGTACACGATACCGTACACGAAATGTGCAAAGATGAAGCAAGGCATGGCGCAGCGTTTGAAGGATTGCTGAAAAGATATTTCGGCGGGAAATAATTTATATACACACCTATTCATGGCCTAGGTCATGTGTGGTTCAAGATAGATAAAAGTACAGATGAATAAAGGGTTAAAGCACAAGCACAAAAATTGCGGCTCGATTTAAGCCGCAATTTTTGTGCTTGTTGATAATGGGGACGGTTAACAAAACTAGCACAATTAACAGAAAGGTGCAAAAAGTTGTTAACCGTCCCCACTGTTTTAAAACGGAATTTATGTATTTTTAAAGAGTCCTTAATATAAATTCCAAAGAACTTAACAAATGGCATTTAGAATAAAGGTATAAAAATTGTAAAGGAGTGAATTATTAGAATGCGAAGGAAAATAGTATCTTTATGTTTAGCCTTGGTTTTGGTATTTCCTTTGATATTTTCAAGCAAAGCTAACGCGGCATCGATTTATGATCAGACGGAAATTGATGCAAACCTCAATTCATCTGCAACACCCGATCATATCGTGCTTTCATGGACAGGTGATCCAACCATAACCCAATCCATAACATGGAGAACCATAGGAACAGTTGAAACCGGCGAAGTACAGTATAGAGAGAAAGGAAGCTCAAGTTTCAAAGAAGCTGTGGCGACAAAAAGTCCATTGACAACAATTGACGCAGATAATCCACCTAAAGCAACTGTTAACATTTTCAGGGTGACAGTAACCGGACTCAAACCGGGAACAACATATGAATACAAAGTAGGCAGCGGACAAAATTTCAGTGAGATAAACACTTTTAAGACTGAAGCAAGCAATACAAATAAATTTAAATTTATAGTATTTGGGGATTCACAGAGCGGAAATGCAGCAAAGCCTATATATTCGCCGTGGCATGATACGGTACAAAAGGCGTTTGCCCAGAACAAGGACGCTAGCTTCGTAATAAGCCTTGGCGACCTGATAGAGCAAGGACAAAGTTATCAGCATTGGAACAATTGGTTTGCAGCTGCAAAGGGAGTAATAGATAATATACCGGAAATGCCTGTGCAGGGCAATCATGAAACATATGTACCTAATGACGGTTCTACAAAGCCTGTGTACTTTATAAACCAGTTCAGTGTTCCAAGCAATGGGCCTTATGGCTTCAAAGGGCAGACTTATTCATTTAATTATGGGAATACTCATTTTGTAGTGCTTGACAGCCAGGAAGATGAAGAAGCTCCAAATGACGATTCATTCCTTAAAGCACAGGCTCAGTGGCTGGATAATGATCTTGCAAAGAACAGCCAGAAATGGACGATAGTTTCATTCCATAAGACTCCATATTATATTAAGAAGACAAGAAACAACCCGGCGGTAAAGGATATATTCACGCCGATAGTTGAAAAACATCATGTAGATATTGTATTAAACGGGCATGATCATGGAGTTGCAAGGACTTATCCTATAAACGGAGGGAAATATTATACAGATTATTCCAAAGGTACAGTTTATTATGTTACTGGAAGAAGCGGAAACAAATCTTATACAGACCTTAATAAAAAGGTTTGGGATGCTGCATTCATAGATGCTCAGGATAGCCCAACATATGAAGTGGTCGATATTGACGGTGGTAAACTTTCAATAAAGTCTTACAAGTATAATACATCGAATTATTCAACACCTACATTAATAGATACCCTTACAATAGATAAAGACAACCCCGCAAACAGTACGGCTTTAAAAATAAATAGGAGCGAGAATACACAGCTTGCAATAGCAGGCACGTTGCAGGAAGGATATAATGTAACTGTTGTAAACAATAAAGCATATATTGATCCGGCATTGATAGCAAAGTATTATGGCGGGACATACGATGCAAATTCATTGAAATTGACTGTAAATAACAAAGACTATGTATATACAAAGGCAGATCTTTTAAATAATGACAGTTCAAAAGTAAATCTCGATGCGATTTATAAATCGGGCATAGACGCAAGTTATAATGATGCAATAAATACCGTCCTCGTCGACATCACGGGAAGAGTAGATGCTACAGGTTTTAAAGGATTCACAATCGGTCAGGTTGAAAATAACAACCCACCTAGCAACAATCCTCCGAGCAATAATCAGCAAAACGGCAATCAACAAAACAATAATCAGCAGGATCTGCCCAAAACAAGTAGCTCGTCAAATGCGGGTTTATATGTTGTATTAGGTATACTTCTTTTGGCAACAGGATTATGTTTAAACATTAAACTAAAAAAAAGAACCAATTAAGCCAAAAGTAAAATGAACAATTGAATAGGAGTAGAAAGTAGAAGTTAAAGTTTTGGAGTTGTTGTTGAAGGGACGGTTAACAAATATTTCGCATCTATCAAAGTTATAGATAAAATTGTTAACCGTCCCTATTTTAGGAGGCGGTCGTGTGAAAATCGTAACCTGGAGTAAAAGGCATATCGATATTCTGCTTATTATAGCAGGGGTGTCCGTTATTGTTTTTTCCATGTATTTGATACTAAAGCCTTGGATATATCAAAATGTAACACTTAAGAGGAATGTGAAAGCAGCCGAAAGTAGGCAGGCAGTAGATAGTGAGGATACTTCTCCAAACTCGAAGAATGTAAACAGGTTATTGTTGAATGATTACGATTCTAAAGTCATCAAAAGAGGAGAATATAAAAGCGGCATGATGACTATAGATATACCAAAACTTGGCATACATGCCGGTGTGATAAATGGGACTACAACTAAAGATCTTAAGCTCGGGCCCGCTCTGTTTGAAATAAGCCCCCTTCCGAATGTAACAGGTGGGAATGTATGTATAGCAGCCCACAGGGATAGGTGGTTCAAAGCAATTGACAAGCTCAATAAGGATGATGAAATAATACTTACTCTTAGCGGCAAAAAATATGTGTATAAAGTAG of Clostridiales bacterium contains these proteins:
- a CDS encoding class D sortase, which produces MKIVTWSKRHIDILLIIAGVSVIVFSMYLILKPWIYQNVTLKRNVKAAESRQAVDSEDTSPNSKNVNRLLLNDYDSKVIKRGEYKSGMMTIDIPKLGIHAGVINGTTTKDLKLGPALFEISPLPNVTGGNVCIAAHRDRWFKAIDKLNKDDEIILTLSGKKYVYKVEKIFIVAKNDWSVTHNTGYSALTLVTCISATNSEKRIILRAKLGTS
- a CDS encoding metallophosphoesterase family protein → MRRKIVSLCLALVLVFPLIFSSKANAASIYDQTEIDANLNSSATPDHIVLSWTGDPTITQSITWRTIGTVETGEVQYREKGSSSFKEAVATKSPLTTIDADNPPKATVNIFRVTVTGLKPGTTYEYKVGSGQNFSEINTFKTEASNTNKFKFIVFGDSQSGNAAKPIYSPWHDTVQKAFAQNKDASFVISLGDLIEQGQSYQHWNNWFAAAKGVIDNIPEMPVQGNHETYVPNDGSTKPVYFINQFSVPSNGPYGFKGQTYSFNYGNTHFVVLDSQEDEEAPNDDSFLKAQAQWLDNDLAKNSQKWTIVSFHKTPYYIKKTRNNPAVKDIFTPIVEKHHVDIVLNGHDHGVARTYPINGGKYYTDYSKGTVYYVTGRSGNKSYTDLNKKVWDAAFIDAQDSPTYEVVDIDGGKLSIKSYKYNTSNYSTPTLIDTLTIDKDNPANSTALKINRSENTQLAIAGTLQEGYNVTVVNNKAYIDPALIAKYYGGTYDANSLKLTVNNKDYVYTKADLLNNDSSKVNLDAIYKSGIDASYNDAINTVLVDITGRVDATGFKGFTIGQVENNNPPSNNPPSNNQQNGNQQNNNQQDLPKTSSSSNAGLYVVLGILLLATGLCLNIKLKKRTN
- a CDS encoding NADH peroxidase; its protein translation is MKKFVCSVCGYVYYGEKPPEKCPQCGAPASKFVEKTDDEGSKWADEHKIGVAKGLDPEVVDGLKANFTGECSEVGMYLAMSRQADREGYPEVAETYKRVAYEEANHASRFAELLGDVVFPDTKKNLEIRVEAERGACKGKKDLATRAKQLGYDAVHDTVHEMCKDEARHGAAFEGLLKRYFGGK
- a CDS encoding Fur family transcriptional regulator, which produces MNPSKLNIQEYLRGHGIKPSILRTKVLEYLLKYRSHPTVDEIYKALSDEIPTLSKTTIYNTLNLFVQKGITQVIVIEENETRYDADTSVHGHFKCQQCGKIYDVSVDISGMKVQGLDGFQVKEKHIYFKGICKECLKNNL